The genome window CATTCATGATTCTTTTCTTTGAAGTCTcctgcatattttgagaccaaatttgagACATCCAGGTacacaccgttctgaagttacgtaatgttttgcaatGCATGTCAGCCCGAAAACAGCttaaatttgtaattttgtatgCAAATCCAAGATGCAAAGTTGTGTTTTAATGTTAAATTGATATCAATTATATTATCTAAACTTtaaatcattgaaattaatTAATTCTATTGCAAATAAGCTTAAAAAAGTGTCTACAACACACTTCAGCAAAAAACAAGAGACAACAAAAGGTAAAAACAATAAGATAAATaagaaatcaacaaaacaatacaaaacaaaagaaaataatttggatagaatcatttctttgttagaaaattatgtcatatgtcttgaggaattctgacacaaaaaataaacaatccTTCAGCCTTTTTAATAAGGTTGCAGGCGAAACTAAGAtgtcatgcataaatttgcataatgaattaattgaaaatagaaaataaatatttctcttttgtataaccatataatcttgtagttgacatccagctctatcttcaggcaaaattttgcagtgATCACGCGATCAGGGgtcgagatctgaaggggggtgaaattgccccccccccccccccccccgccccagtaaaaaactagaaatgttgctacagcgactcgctacagcgactggatatacccccgccaaacaacatttcataagctttggtcaaaacaacatttcataagctttggtcaaaaaactgaggaagtagttaaatccgcaagatctttccttgatcttctgccattaatatgccattaccatggcaacatactttcgggtactgtcgaaaaatgcgtcttgcacacctacaaccaaaggcacacatctgtaccaagtttcatggaaattgggcaaaaactgaggaagtagtttgcaacacaaaattttccatcattttggctcataatatgtgagcgtgttaccatggcaacatactttttgtaactgtcaagaaatgtgtcatgctgacctatatcctaagacaaacattcaatatgaattccatgagaattagaagaacactgatgaagcagttttgccatgaagcattttgccctatattttaccaataacatgccgttaccatggcaacgcactttttgccactgccgaaatatgtgtcttgcacattaacatattcagatgaacatctgtacctaatttcataaaaattgatcaaaaactgtgggaggagttcgcgacgcaagatttgtacccatttttgcccataatatgccgttaccatggcaacgtacttttggatACTggcaaaaaatacgtcttgcacatctacaacccaaggcacacatctgtgccaagttttatgggaatcggttgaaaactgaggaagtagttcgcgacacaagatttgcaacggaccgaccgcccaaccgaccgaccgaccgaccgcccgaccgcccgaccgtccgctgattcctatataccccttcaaacttcgtttggcgggggtataaaaaaaaaaaaaaaataggtttcaaatagcccagttagaaaagggttaaatgcatgatattcaaaatcaaTCATATTTCATGTACAGTAATACTAGTAATGATATGTAGACTGGATAAAAGAATTACCTAAAAATACTGTCTTCTGCAGGATACTGGCTATAAACACAAAAGATGGATCACGTCAGCAGGCATTTTCTTCTGGCCCTACTGATGATGTTCCTCAGTAACAGACTGGCTTTGGAAGTGTACAAGTTCAATGAAGGGCAAGATGTATCCATAGACTTCACCCAACGTATGTCCAGCAACTCTACCTTTGAATACGAGCTTTATTTGCGTACAACTTACCGTGGTTGCTATTTCTGTAAGAATGGAACAATGGTTCCAGGTTGCCTCACACTTTTGCAAAGCAGACGTTTCTCTGTTCGCAGCAAAAGAACATCAACTGAATTAACTATAACTCTCAgcattgacaaaattaattccAAGGACAGTCaatattgtttatttgctttGAGGGAAGACAATAGTGATAAAAGTCATTCTTTCACTCAAGACATACAAATAAAAGTTGTGCGTCCACTAGGCCCTGCAAAATGTACCGTAAAAACCTCAGAGAATTTAGCCTCATGGAATGAGGTAAGCTGCACGTCTTTGCTTGCCAGCGACGGTGAAGGATCTCTCTACTGTTTTCAAGATGGGGAGAAGGTTCCACACAAGGGGTCACCATTGCGAATAAATGATCATGTGACCCAGGTCTTCTGGATGAATGTCCGTCTTCCAATTAATTGCTGTTCATATAAAGCATCATTTCCACTGACGTCCGCACTTTGTTCCCAGTTTATGTATTCCATTCCAACACATACCACCGTGTCAGAAAATTCTAAAAACCCTTCCAGCAGCCGAACAGCTCCAGGAACCACTGTGCCACAAACAAGTGCACAAATTACTTCATCAGAAAAACTCAGCACAGAAAGTAAAAACACAGAGGTCACAACTCCCAAAACTCCAAGTGCTGTGTATGGTGCAATTGCACTGGTGATATTATTTCCTCTGTTTTTGGTAGCCTTGTTCTTATGGCGATATAAAAaggtaaaaatgaaatattaactCATGGTTGTAATGGCaaaatctacatgtatctacccAACACATGAAAAATATCTAGTGAATACACTGATAATGCCTTCATTGAAGACCATACATGTCTAAGAATGGCAGCTTTTTTATAGAATGCCACTGGCCTGTACATTTGCATGACTGACATAGTTGTGATTGAACTGAgctttttgtttgcatttttatgttttatctcaGGACCTTGAGGAAAGACAGCTCATGCTGATCAAGTCATCATGAATAGATATGTTTcaataaaatgaacattttgactATAATACTGTAGGACATCAGTGGCTTCAAATAattgtgtttctgtttgttgaTTACAGAATTACTCAGTGCAGTCCAATTCATTTGTTCTACAATCATACTGGAAAACTGCCCTGGTGTTCTAGTTGTGATCACTATATTTGGATTTAAACAGGCCCTCCATTTTGATATcttgatgacatttttttaagTGACCTTTCTTGATCAGAAGAATTACATTCCAATCCAATACCATCCTTCTTGCCAATTATACACCATCATTTATTCCCACATGAAGTTAAATGACTGTTATGCAGTTTATAGTGACATTTGATCATGCCCTTTAATTTTCACACTACTCTTTCATTTCAGTGTTCTGTCTAGATCTATCTTAGTCCCTCCTACTTAA of Diadema setosum chromosome 15, eeDiaSeto1, whole genome shotgun sequence contains these proteins:
- the LOC140239098 gene encoding uncharacterized protein: MDHVSRHFLLALLMMFLSNRLALEVYKFNEGQDVSIDFTQRMSSNSTFEYELYLRTTYRGCYFCKNGTMVPGCLTLLQSRRFSVRSKRTSTELTITLSIDKINSKDSQYCLFALREDNSDKSHSFTQDIQIKVVRPLGPAKCTVKTSENLASWNEVSCTSLLASDGEGSLYCFQDGEKVPHKGSPLRINDHVTQVFWMNVRLPINCCSYKASFPLTSALCSQFMYSIPTHTTVSENSKNPSSSRTAPGTTVPQTSAQITSSEKLSTESKNTEVTTPKTPSAVYGAIALGSLFSVATALPESPVLMYPSVVRYTFIHLGRKGKGG